From a single Pelmatolapia mariae isolate MD_Pm_ZW linkage group LG20, Pm_UMD_F_2, whole genome shotgun sequence genomic region:
- the olfml3a gene encoding olfactomedin-like protein 3B isoform X1, protein MKLLFALLISTAWTFTGAQYYYQGLMDYLENRLLAIEDRMQLWHEQSHRYHTEMKDFKKLTAEAMDGLKNHHSMLFKDLEGAAARVDRVEQEMDYVETQMSPRACTNRADKVVEQEAWELEESRGEEEEEEEWEELQSRVSDCVEIISGIRSVKIMKRVGSPKGMWTRDPRSSKVYIFNGTSGNTIYQFKSVLDFSRSLGVTGSRSIRLPSEWSGPGSAVYNGYLYYIKQEAEADMHVVKYDLLSGSVTETTMFPVEGRATVYNLNPETVADLAADDGGLWLLYAPSDSEPTISLAKMDAATLDIEQIWDTRCPRENAEAAFVVCGTVYVVYNTRLASRSRVQCVFDVNDMVLSEEAPLIYFPRRYGAHASLKYNPEEKQLYGWDDGYQIIYRLTMKRKLLA, encoded by the exons atgaagctgctgtttgCCCTCCTCATTTCCACTGCCTGGACTTTCACTGGTGCCCAGTATTACTACCAGGGGCTGATGGATTATCTGGAGAACAGATTGTTGGCTATTGAG GACCGCATGCAGCTGTGGCATGAGCAATCCCATCGGTACCACACAGAGATGAAGGATTTCAAAAAGCTGACTGCTGAAGCCATGGATGGACTAAAGAATCACCACAGCATGCTCTTCAAAGACTTGGAAGGAGCAGCTGCTCGAGTGGACCGAGTGGAACAAGAGATGGACTACGTGGAAACCCAGATGTCCCCTCGGGCCTGTACGAACAGGGCAGATAAGGTAGTGGAGCAGGAGGCCTGGGAGCTGGAGGAAAGCAGaggtgaggaagaggaagaagaagagtgggaggagctgcAGTCTAGAGTCTCTG ACTgtgtggaaataatttctggcaTCCGATCAGTGAAAATCATGAAGCGAGTGGGCAGTCCCAAGGGCATGTGGACCAGAGACCCGAGATCCTCCAaggtttacatttttaatggcaCGTCAGGAAACACCATCTACCAATTCAAATCTGTACTTGACTTTTCACGCTCCCTGGGAGTCACAGGCAGCAGAAGCATCAGGCTTCCCTCTGAATGGAGCGGCCCTGGTAGCGCTGTTTACAATGGCTATTTGTATTACATAAAGCAGGAGGCTGAAGCAGATATGCATGTGGTTAAATATGACCTTCTGAGTGGCTCAGTGACAGAAACTACCATGTTCCCTGTGGAGGGCCGTGCCACTGTTTATAACCTCAATCCAGAGACTGTTGCAGACCTTGCAGCAGATGATGGGGGTCTCTGGCTCTTGTATGCCCCCAGTGACAGTGAACCAACCATCAGCCTAGCAAAGATGGACGCTGCCACTCTTGATATAGAGCAAATCTGGGACACTCGATGCCCGCGGGAAAATGCAGAGGCGGCTTTTGTAGTGTGCGGGACTGTCTATGTCGTTTACAACACCCGTCTGGCCAGTCGCTCGCGGGTTCAGTGTGTCTTTGACGTCAACGACATGGTGCTCAGTGAAGAGGCTCCACTCATCTACTTCCCCAGGAGGTACGGGGCCCACGCTAGTCTGAAATACAACCCTGAGGAGAAGCAGCTTTACGGCTGGGATGATGGCTACCAAATTATTTATAGACTGACCATGAAGAGGAAACTCCTGGCTTGA
- the olfml3a gene encoding olfactomedin-like protein 3B isoform X2, producing the protein MKLLFALLISTAWTFTGAQYYYQGLMDYLENRLLAIEDRMQLWHEQSHRYHTEMKDFKKLTAEAMDGLKNHHSMLFKDLEGAAARVDRVEQEMDYVETQMSPRACTNRADKVVEQEAWELEESRDCVEIISGIRSVKIMKRVGSPKGMWTRDPRSSKVYIFNGTSGNTIYQFKSVLDFSRSLGVTGSRSIRLPSEWSGPGSAVYNGYLYYIKQEAEADMHVVKYDLLSGSVTETTMFPVEGRATVYNLNPETVADLAADDGGLWLLYAPSDSEPTISLAKMDAATLDIEQIWDTRCPRENAEAAFVVCGTVYVVYNTRLASRSRVQCVFDVNDMVLSEEAPLIYFPRRYGAHASLKYNPEEKQLYGWDDGYQIIYRLTMKRKLLA; encoded by the exons atgaagctgctgtttgCCCTCCTCATTTCCACTGCCTGGACTTTCACTGGTGCCCAGTATTACTACCAGGGGCTGATGGATTATCTGGAGAACAGATTGTTGGCTATTGAG GACCGCATGCAGCTGTGGCATGAGCAATCCCATCGGTACCACACAGAGATGAAGGATTTCAAAAAGCTGACTGCTGAAGCCATGGATGGACTAAAGAATCACCACAGCATGCTCTTCAAAGACTTGGAAGGAGCAGCTGCTCGAGTGGACCGAGTGGAACAAGAGATGGACTACGTGGAAACCCAGATGTCCCCTCGGGCCTGTACGAACAGGGCAGATAAGGTAGTGGAGCAGGAGGCCTGGGAGCTGGAGGAAAGCAGag ACTgtgtggaaataatttctggcaTCCGATCAGTGAAAATCATGAAGCGAGTGGGCAGTCCCAAGGGCATGTGGACCAGAGACCCGAGATCCTCCAaggtttacatttttaatggcaCGTCAGGAAACACCATCTACCAATTCAAATCTGTACTTGACTTTTCACGCTCCCTGGGAGTCACAGGCAGCAGAAGCATCAGGCTTCCCTCTGAATGGAGCGGCCCTGGTAGCGCTGTTTACAATGGCTATTTGTATTACATAAAGCAGGAGGCTGAAGCAGATATGCATGTGGTTAAATATGACCTTCTGAGTGGCTCAGTGACAGAAACTACCATGTTCCCTGTGGAGGGCCGTGCCACTGTTTATAACCTCAATCCAGAGACTGTTGCAGACCTTGCAGCAGATGATGGGGGTCTCTGGCTCTTGTATGCCCCCAGTGACAGTGAACCAACCATCAGCCTAGCAAAGATGGACGCTGCCACTCTTGATATAGAGCAAATCTGGGACACTCGATGCCCGCGGGAAAATGCAGAGGCGGCTTTTGTAGTGTGCGGGACTGTCTATGTCGTTTACAACACCCGTCTGGCCAGTCGCTCGCGGGTTCAGTGTGTCTTTGACGTCAACGACATGGTGCTCAGTGAAGAGGCTCCACTCATCTACTTCCCCAGGAGGTACGGGGCCCACGCTAGTCTGAAATACAACCCTGAGGAGAAGCAGCTTTACGGCTGGGATGATGGCTACCAAATTATTTATAGACTGACCATGAAGAGGAAACTCCTGGCTTGA